In Scylla paramamosain isolate STU-SP2022 chromosome 17, ASM3559412v1, whole genome shotgun sequence, one DNA window encodes the following:
- the LOC135108636 gene encoding uncharacterized protein LOC135108636, with amino-acid sequence MVLNRLHWVAGPLHENIFAYTRNIGTRDCLFDMLTSISGRKAVVIFLDMEKAFELANARAILTALAKKGVAGNLLAWVKDFLTGRKARVQFQGRLSNYATFENGTPQGSILSPHLFNTLMEELVSLPLTTGSKILCYADDIAIITTGPLHLRKAQNAITAVAKKCNSLGLKINFEKTKAMYFNGGRPHAPLQVQPHEIEWTTQHPYLGIWMDENLEFRRHVRSIQERTNTRLKAMRAITATEGGANFKVLRLLYIQAIRSIVDYAAPLLATISPYKMEDLEKLQNEALRIMLGAPRWTKLVNMRAEADLPLLAHRIHAMNTSLLAKTLSQTKYTTAARKVHQSLAHNEELFTKKTWAQKMAQGIKTLQMQTPLTARTTDAQHPDYQPPPPWQESDYHFSVTKLTASKRSLSADALAAQAQQALHAVNDRNMEVYFTDGSVDPNTHRAAAAFVHHTGTGIFRLPDHSSTLQTELAAIGKALEDALHKHKDILIHTDSLGAIQCLQQTHSGDNIRLITTIHANAQAIRRRNRNITINWIPSHTNITGNDLADTAAKDGLLLPTVTSHVVPSRAQVSSTAKKTCKQLCTQAVRSQIAEGSPSATWYGTATANTAPPDDTLTRRTRTRLHRLRLGYHCLAELNDTLPLTCEHCDTPSYTPLRHYIEDCPSTAPFLHRHAHDAPHILQQTDTNRLIQMVNAFRPPR; translated from the coding sequence ATGGTCCTAAACAGACTACATTGGGTGGCTGGCCCACTACACGAAAACATTTTTGCCTACACTCGAAACATTGGAACAAGGGATTGCCTCTTTGACATGCTGACATCCATATCTGGAAGGAAGGCCGTAGTCATCTTCTTAGATATGGAAAAGGCGTTCGAGCTGGCAAACGCAAGAGCCATTCTGACAGCCCTCGCAAAGAAAGGAGTGGCAGGGAACCTGTTGGCATGGGTAAAAGACTTTCTCACTGGCCGAAAAGCACGGGTGCAGTTCCAGGGTCGCCTCTCCAACTACGCGACCTTTGAAAACGGCACACCCCAAGGAAGCATCCTCAGTCCACACCTGTTCAACACCCTAATGGAGGAGCTTGTGTCACTTCCACTCACTACAGGCTCCAAGATTCTGTGCTACGCCGATGACATTGCCATCATCACAACGGGGCCACTCCACCTCCGAAAAGCACAGAATGCCATCACCGCAGTCGCCAAGAAGTGCAACTCCCTAGGACTAAAAATAAACTTCGAGAAGACAAAGGCCATGTACTTCAACGGCGGGAGACCCCATGCACCCCTTCAAGTACAGCCCCATGAAATTGAATGGACAACCCAACATCCTTACTTAGGAATATGGATGGATGAAAACCTAGAATTCAGACGGCACGTGAGGTCCATACAAGAAAGAACCAACACCAGGCTCAAAGCTATGAGAGCCATCACTGCAACAGAAGGCGGTGCCAACTTTAAAGTGCTTAGGCTACTCTACATCCAGGCCATAAGGTCCATTGTAGACTACGCAGCCCCACTTCTAGCCACCATATCACCATACAAGATGGAGGACCTCGAGAAACTCCAAAATGAAGCGCTCCGCATCATGTTGGGGGCACCTCGCTGGACGAAGCTTGTCAACATGAGAGCGGAGGCCGATCTACCACTACTTGCCCATCGTATCCATGCCATGAACACCTCACTCCTTGCCAAGACACTTTCCCAAACCAAATACACAACAGCCGCCAGAAAAGTTCATCAGAGTCTCGCCCACAATGAAGAACTCTTTACCAAGAAAACTTGGGCACAGAAAATGGCTCAGGGCATTAAGACGCTACAGATGCAAACACCATTAACCGCAAGAACAACAGATGCCCAGCACCCCGACTATCAACCACCTCCTCCATGGCAAGAGTCTGATTATCACTTCTCTGTTACCAAACTAACTGCCAGCAAAAGATCTCTCAGCGCCGACGCCCTCGCAGCCCAAGCCCAACAAGCTCTTCACGCAGTGAATGACAGGAACATGGAGGTCTATTTCACAGACGGATCAGTggaccccaacacacacagagcagcagcagccttcgTGCACCACACAGGAACAGGCATATTCCGCCTCCCCGaccactcctccaccctccaaacTGAGCTAGCTGCCATCGGGAAGGCACTAGAAGATGCACttcacaaacacaaagacatCCTTATCCACACCGACTCGTTGGGCGCCATACAGTGCCTCCAGCAAACACACTCAGGAGACAACATacgcctcatcaccaccatccatgCCAACGCACAGGCCATCCGCCGAAGGAACAGGAACATCACAATTAACTGGATCCCCAGCCACACTAATATCACAGGAAACGATTTAGCAGACACTGCAGCGAAAGATGGACTCCTACTCCCTACTGTGACGAGCCACGTAGTACCATCCCGAGCGCAAGTCAGCAGCACCGCCAAGAAAACCTGCAAGCAATTATGCACCCAAGCAGTAAGAAGTCAGATTGCTGAAGGGTCACCAAGTGCAACCTGGTATGGCACAGCAACTGCAAACACCGCACCACCTGATGACACACTAACACGACGCACACGTACACGATTACACAGACTACGACTCGGTTACCACTGCCTAGCCGAGCTCAACGATACACTACCACTCACATGCGAACACTGCGACACACCCTCGTACACACCCCTACGACACTACATTGAAGACTGCCCAAGCACAGCTCCGTTCctacacagacacgcacacgaCGCACCACACATACTGCAACAAACAGACACCAACAGACTGATACAGATGGTGAATGCCTTTCGGCCACCCAGGTAA